Proteins from a genomic interval of Marmoricola sp. OAE513:
- a CDS encoding carboxypeptidase regulatory-like domain-containing protein yields MRLASSREPRRVLTSVLSTLLLALAMLTLAAPAARAATTGTVSGQVTNSVGTPLEGALVEIVDAAGGDDYYDEAETDGTGHFTFSGLPAGGYKIYVEGTGPNVGTYYPSTTSFASAGTITVTGGATTTANVTMVKASGITGKATKAAGGVAAGATVEVLMPYAGSWYGVDEDETDVNGNYSFSRLPAGSYAIAVYLDGYQPEYYDGVHTLSAATPVVVAVGETKNNINFQLDVGGAISGTVKDRNGTPARGLGIRVSNEDGTVGYGQTNANGNYTVNGLPTGTYKVSTSDTDRYSRASVNATVTVPNTTANVNLVVTQLSVVTGTVRDHTGAKVPYGDLTIFQKVGTRFEYSDAYGEVDDGVYSVALPPGTYRIQATGYSEDEDYVDSPTFYGNVPSLDAATDIKVNSYEDTIGGKNIQLLQGATVAGTIDVPAGVDVDEDEGIRVDAVNASTGKVVAGTYSDGDYYEIGGLPAGSYKVQFAREGAISPLAGQYYNGVSESAGLAAATTVTLAKGQVRTNVNATMTQGAVLTGKVLHADGGAAPGCLVQVYTTDDHLTSRYAFTKADGTFSVEGLSSGDFDVAVHADAYNGDTEEEAIDNAWKCAGVANPGDGSVPDSGYYSDVSGTLSNTQKNLRTVAVGASGSTAMPVDLRFGTPAGTVQNLTVPTITGAPIVGNELIANPGTWDPADVDLSYVWRVGPYAVGGNEPTFTPSPSMAGLKVTVRVTASAEGLASKSVTSAATEPIADQAFVELENVTLPKITGTAKVGQVLTAGNGTWTPSGPDLAYTYQWLRNGSPISGATKQKYTAGAGDLGAQLRVKVTASKPGALNRSKTTAPTALVKAGTLAVKGGSVSGKTKVGKKLRATPPSCTPGAKVSYRWLRNGSPISGATKSAYKVKKADKGKKISVRITLARAGYTTVVKTIKAGKVK; encoded by the coding sequence GTGCGTCTCGCTTCTTCTCGGGAACCTCGTCGTGTTCTCACCTCCGTCCTCTCCACGCTTCTCCTCGCGCTCGCGATGCTCACGCTCGCCGCGCCGGCCGCTCGGGCCGCCACCACCGGCACGGTCTCCGGTCAGGTGACCAACTCGGTCGGGACGCCGCTCGAGGGCGCTCTCGTGGAGATCGTCGACGCTGCCGGCGGAGACGACTATTACGACGAGGCCGAGACGGACGGCACGGGGCACTTCACCTTCAGCGGCCTGCCCGCCGGCGGCTACAAGATCTACGTCGAGGGGACCGGGCCCAACGTCGGCACCTACTACCCCAGCACCACGAGCTTCGCGAGCGCGGGCACCATCACGGTCACCGGCGGTGCGACGACCACCGCCAACGTGACGATGGTCAAGGCGTCCGGGATCACCGGCAAGGCGACGAAGGCCGCGGGTGGGGTGGCAGCCGGAGCGACCGTCGAGGTGCTCATGCCGTACGCCGGCTCCTGGTACGGGGTCGACGAGGACGAGACCGACGTCAACGGCAACTACTCCTTCAGCCGACTGCCGGCCGGTTCCTACGCGATCGCGGTCTACCTCGACGGCTACCAGCCCGAGTACTACGACGGGGTGCACACCCTGTCGGCCGCGACGCCGGTCGTGGTCGCAGTCGGCGAGACCAAGAACAACATCAACTTCCAGCTCGATGTCGGCGGCGCGATCAGCGGCACGGTCAAGGACCGCAACGGCACCCCGGCACGGGGCCTCGGCATCCGGGTCTCCAACGAGGACGGCACCGTCGGCTACGGGCAGACCAACGCGAACGGCAACTACACCGTCAACGGTCTGCCCACCGGGACCTACAAGGTCTCCACCAGCGACACCGACCGCTACTCGCGTGCCTCGGTCAACGCCACCGTCACGGTGCCCAACACCACGGCGAACGTGAACCTGGTCGTCACCCAGCTCAGCGTGGTGACCGGAACCGTGCGCGACCACACCGGGGCCAAGGTGCCCTACGGCGACCTGACGATCTTCCAGAAGGTGGGGACCAGGTTCGAGTACTCCGACGCCTACGGCGAGGTCGACGACGGCGTCTACTCCGTGGCGCTCCCCCCGGGCACCTATCGCATCCAGGCGACCGGCTACAGCGAGGACGAGGACTACGTCGACTCGCCGACCTTCTACGGCAACGTCCCGAGCCTGGACGCTGCTACGGACATCAAGGTCAACAGCTACGAGGACACGATCGGCGGCAAGAACATCCAGCTCCTCCAGGGCGCGACGGTGGCGGGCACGATCGACGTGCCGGCAGGCGTCGACGTCGACGAGGACGAAGGAATCCGCGTCGATGCCGTCAACGCGAGCACCGGCAAGGTCGTCGCCGGGACCTACAGCGACGGCGACTACTACGAGATCGGCGGACTTCCCGCCGGCAGCTACAAGGTGCAGTTCGCGCGCGAGGGTGCCATCAGCCCGCTGGCCGGCCAGTACTACAACGGCGTGAGCGAGAGCGCCGGGCTGGCTGCCGCGACCACCGTCACGCTCGCCAAGGGTCAGGTCCGGACCAACGTCAACGCGACGATGACCCAGGGCGCGGTGCTGACCGGCAAGGTCCTGCACGCGGACGGTGGAGCCGCTCCCGGCTGTCTCGTCCAGGTCTACACGACCGACGACCACCTCACGTCGCGCTACGCCTTCACCAAGGCCGACGGAACCTTCTCGGTCGAGGGCCTCTCCTCCGGCGACTTCGACGTCGCCGTGCACGCCGACGCGTACAACGGGGACACCGAGGAGGAAGCGATCGACAACGCCTGGAAGTGCGCCGGCGTGGCGAACCCCGGCGACGGCAGCGTCCCGGACTCCGGCTACTACTCGGACGTCAGCGGGACCTTGTCCAACACGCAGAAGAACCTCCGGACCGTGGCCGTCGGTGCGTCCGGCAGCACGGCGATGCCGGTGGACCTCAGGTTCGGCACCCCCGCCGGGACGGTGCAGAACCTCACCGTTCCGACCATCACCGGGGCGCCGATCGTGGGCAACGAGCTGATCGCGAACCCGGGGACCTGGGACCCTGCGGACGTCGACCTGTCCTACGTCTGGCGGGTCGGTCCGTACGCCGTGGGCGGGAACGAGCCGACCTTCACCCCCAGTCCCAGCATGGCGGGCTTGAAGGTCACCGTGCGGGTCACCGCGAGCGCCGAAGGTCTCGCGAGCAAGTCCGTCACCTCCGCGGCCACCGAGCCGATCGCGGACCAGGCGTTCGTCGAGCTCGAGAACGTCACCCTGCCGAAGATCACCGGCACCGCGAAGGTCGGGCAGGTGCTCACCGCCGGCAACGGCACCTGGACCCCGAGCGGTCCGGACCTCGCGTACACCTACCAGTGGCTCCGCAACGGCTCGCCGATCTCGGGCGCGACCAAGCAGAAGTACACCGCCGGTGCGGGTGACCTCGGAGCACAGCTGCGGGTCAAGGTGACGGCGTCGAAGCCCGGTGCGCTGAACCGGAGCAAGACCACCGCGCCCACCGCGCTGGTCAAGGCCGGGACCCTCGCCGTCAAGGGCGGCTCGGTCTCCGGCAAGACCAAGGTCGGGAAGAAGCTCCGGGCGACCCCGCCGAGCTGCACCCCGGGTGCCAAGGTCTCGTACCGGTGGCTCCGCAACGGCAGCCCGATCTCCGGCGCGACCAAGTCGGCGTACAAGGTGAAGAAGGCTGACAAGGGCAAGAAGATCAGCGTCAGGATCACCCTGGCACGAGCTGGCTACACCACGGTGGTGAAGACCATCAAGGCCGGCAAGGTCAAGTAG
- a CDS encoding SHOCT domain-containing protein, translating to MSRLGFLRFGVVAVLCTVTLSVAGPASADQYSDLESASDGGVPGGFVAFFVIVALFAVGATIWKVVVARDLARQSGMDPDVATGMTLLDDNGLSATYLASSLRTNRPYEDPNLERRTPPEAPKGTATERLEELKRLLDAGLITLVEYDTRRTKIIDSL from the coding sequence ATGTCACGTCTCGGGTTTCTGCGCTTCGGCGTCGTCGCGGTCCTCTGCACGGTCACGCTGTCCGTGGCCGGTCCGGCGTCCGCCGACCAGTACTCCGATCTGGAGAGCGCTTCGGACGGCGGAGTTCCGGGCGGGTTCGTCGCCTTCTTCGTGATCGTCGCGTTGTTCGCCGTCGGAGCCACGATCTGGAAGGTCGTCGTCGCTCGCGACCTCGCCCGGCAGTCGGGCATGGACCCGGACGTCGCCACCGGCATGACCCTGCTCGACGACAACGGCCTGAGCGCGACGTACCTCGCCTCCAGCCTGCGTACCAACCGCCCGTACGAGGATCCGAACCTGGAGCGGCGCACGCCGCCCGAAGCGCCGAAGGGCACCGCGACGGAGCGTCTCGAGGAGCTCAAGCGCCTTCTCGACGCCGGACTCATCACGCTGGTCGAGTACGACACGCGACGTACGAAGATCATCGACTCGCTCTGA
- a CDS encoding DEAD/DEAH box helicase has product MSFVPLEGQATLHLADPPRDSEIEFSGPRRVIRLPMKGAIPVLTRALRVQDAHASVSLLGAATMLAMKFVAAGQLRRSDTGEAWEVGPLPPVDEDRVRELAAARAHGDLDAAAAETVVRGLLDAVADTMTRQPARSVTGGIAPRTAPSQTLEDRLARATAEHTSDAHLPAEVYLSLRVEAPEEQLEAGTLSIVPQVHELDVATHVVDAAELWLAPPGEAGGHGFSRKAKVSAGVALRRAALAWPALDRLLRRQVPDRLVLQPEELTDLLDVGLEALAGIGVEVYWPRGLRQELTPQARIDVRSSDGGGAIREEALMTGLFGSEALFGFDWRLALGKDPLTDDEMAALAAASTPMIKLRNNWVVVDPSVARKARAALKKGAKPIAPVVALRAALTGEIDFDSATVEVHPGATLEKVRERVVGAATRAPYDDPVGLDATLRDYQRQGFTWLAELTHAGLGACLADDMGLGKTITLIALHLHRRQTGQAKGPTLVVCPASLMGNWQREVERFAPGVRTRRFHGSARDLADLGDGFVFTTYGTMRRDHEALAAVGWDLVVADEAQHIKNATSSTARNLRLIDSACRVALTGTPVENNLTELWAILDWTTPGLLGSRNAFRKVWAAPIESGVDPLVARQFALLVEPFLLRRRKSDPGIAPELPPKTETDQVVGLTSEQVVLYEALVREAMDRIENAPEEARRGLVLALLTGLKQICNHPAHYLRQPNGRIKGRSEKIDLLDELLGTILAEDGSVLLFTQYVAMAELLEKHLAAAGVPTLFLHGGTPVKQREAMVDAFQAGEAPVFLLSLKAGGTGLNLTRADHVIHVDRWWNPAVEDQATDRAYRIGQTRPVQVHRLITEGTIEQKIDELLTRKRGLAESVLGNGEVALTELSNAELRDLVTLRRRVNDA; this is encoded by the coding sequence GTGAGTTTCGTCCCGCTCGAAGGTCAGGCCACCTTGCACCTGGCCGATCCGCCGCGGGACAGCGAGATCGAGTTCAGCGGGCCGCGCCGGGTAATCCGGTTGCCGATGAAGGGCGCGATCCCGGTACTCACCCGGGCGCTGCGGGTCCAGGACGCGCACGCCTCGGTCTCGCTGCTCGGTGCCGCCACGATGCTGGCGATGAAGTTCGTCGCCGCCGGTCAGCTGCGCCGGTCGGACACCGGTGAGGCCTGGGAGGTCGGACCGTTGCCGCCCGTCGACGAGGACCGCGTGCGCGAGCTGGCCGCGGCGCGGGCGCACGGCGACCTCGACGCCGCGGCGGCCGAGACGGTCGTGCGCGGACTGCTCGACGCGGTCGCCGACACCATGACCCGGCAGCCGGCGCGCTCGGTGACCGGGGGGATCGCACCGCGGACGGCGCCGTCACAGACGCTGGAGGATCGGCTCGCCCGCGCGACCGCTGAGCACACTTCGGACGCACACCTGCCCGCCGAGGTCTACCTCAGCCTGCGCGTCGAGGCTCCCGAGGAGCAGCTCGAGGCCGGCACCCTCAGCATCGTCCCGCAGGTGCACGAGCTCGACGTCGCCACGCACGTCGTCGACGCTGCGGAGCTCTGGCTGGCACCACCCGGTGAGGCCGGGGGCCACGGGTTCTCACGCAAGGCCAAGGTCAGCGCCGGCGTCGCCCTGCGGCGGGCCGCGCTCGCCTGGCCCGCCCTGGACCGGCTGCTGCGCCGCCAGGTGCCGGACCGGCTGGTGCTGCAGCCGGAGGAGCTCACCGACCTTCTCGACGTCGGGCTGGAGGCACTCGCCGGCATCGGCGTCGAGGTCTACTGGCCGCGCGGTCTGCGGCAGGAGCTGACTCCGCAGGCCCGCATCGACGTCAGGTCCTCCGACGGTGGTGGCGCGATCCGTGAGGAAGCGCTGATGACCGGCCTCTTCGGGTCCGAGGCGCTCTTCGGCTTCGACTGGCGTCTCGCGCTCGGCAAGGACCCGCTCACCGACGACGAGATGGCAGCGCTCGCCGCCGCCTCGACGCCGATGATCAAGCTGCGCAACAACTGGGTGGTCGTCGACCCGAGCGTGGCCCGCAAGGCGCGGGCGGCGTTGAAGAAGGGCGCGAAGCCCATCGCCCCGGTGGTCGCGCTGCGGGCGGCGCTGACCGGCGAGATCGACTTCGACTCGGCCACCGTCGAGGTGCACCCCGGCGCGACTCTGGAGAAGGTCCGCGAGCGCGTCGTCGGGGCCGCCACCCGTGCGCCGTACGACGACCCGGTCGGGCTGGACGCGACCCTGCGCGACTACCAGCGGCAGGGGTTCACCTGGCTGGCCGAGCTCACTCACGCCGGCCTGGGTGCTTGCCTGGCCGACGACATGGGGCTCGGCAAGACGATCACGCTGATCGCTCTGCACCTGCACCGGCGCCAGACCGGGCAGGCGAAAGGCCCGACGCTGGTCGTGTGCCCGGCGTCGTTGATGGGCAACTGGCAGCGTGAGGTCGAGCGGTTCGCGCCCGGCGTACGGACCCGTCGGTTCCACGGGTCCGCTCGTGACCTCGCTGACCTCGGTGACGGTTTCGTCTTCACCACCTACGGAACGATGCGTCGCGACCACGAGGCGCTCGCCGCGGTCGGTTGGGACCTGGTCGTCGCCGACGAGGCGCAGCACATCAAGAACGCCACCTCCTCGACCGCGCGCAACCTGCGGCTCATCGACTCGGCCTGCCGGGTGGCCCTGACCGGGACGCCGGTGGAGAACAACCTGACCGAGCTGTGGGCGATCCTCGACTGGACGACGCCCGGTCTGCTGGGCTCGCGCAACGCCTTTCGGAAGGTGTGGGCGGCACCGATCGAGAGCGGGGTCGACCCTCTGGTGGCACGGCAGTTCGCGCTGCTCGTCGAGCCGTTCCTGCTGCGCCGCCGCAAGTCCGATCCCGGCATCGCGCCGGAGCTGCCGCCGAAGACCGAGACCGACCAGGTCGTCGGACTGACCAGCGAGCAGGTCGTCCTCTACGAGGCGTTGGTCCGCGAGGCGATGGACCGGATCGAGAACGCACCCGAGGAGGCGCGCCGCGGCCTGGTGCTCGCGCTGCTCACCGGGCTCAAGCAGATCTGCAACCACCCGGCTCACTACCTGCGGCAACCGAACGGACGGATCAAGGGACGCTCGGAGAAGATCGACCTGCTCGACGAGCTGCTCGGCACGATCCTCGCCGAGGACGGGTCGGTCCTGCTCTTCACCCAGTACGTCGCCATGGCCGAGCTGCTGGAGAAGCACCTCGCCGCTGCCGGGGTGCCGACGCTGTTCCTGCACGGCGGGACGCCGGTGAAGCAGCGCGAGGCGATGGTCGACGCGTTCCAGGCCGGCGAGGCTCCCGTCTTCCTGCTCTCGCTGAAGGCCGGCGGCACCGGGTTGAACCTGACCCGGGCCGACCACGTGATCCACGTCGACCGCTGGTGGAACCCGGCGGTCGAGGACCAGGCCACCGACCGCGCGTACCGGATCGGGCAGACCCGTCCGGTGCAGGTGCACCGGCTGATCACCGAGGGCACCATCGAGCAGAAGATCGACGAGCTGCTCACCCGCAAGCGCGGACTGGCCGAGTCGGTGCTCGGCAACGGCGAGGTCGCCCTGACCGAGCTCTCCAACGCCGAGCTGCGCGACCTGGTCACCCTGCGGCGGAGGGTGAACGATGCCTGA
- a CDS encoding TetR/AcrR family transcriptional regulator — MTTRREQILETAAGLFAEHGFHGVSIADLGAACGFSGPALYKHFRGKQAILSEMLVSISEELLREGRQRVRDAGDDKAALESLIAWHVDFALHHKALIVVQDRDWSALPLEAREKVRDTQRKYVEVWVKVLRSLRPELAAAPARATVHAAFGLINSTPHSALVSDDAMQEILAGMALRALLG, encoded by the coding sequence GTGACCACCCGCCGTGAGCAGATCCTCGAGACCGCGGCCGGACTCTTCGCCGAGCACGGTTTCCACGGTGTCTCGATCGCCGATCTCGGCGCTGCCTGCGGCTTCTCGGGCCCTGCGCTCTACAAGCACTTCCGCGGCAAGCAGGCGATCCTCTCCGAGATGCTGGTCTCGATCAGCGAGGAGCTTCTCCGCGAGGGACGCCAGCGCGTCCGCGACGCCGGCGACGACAAGGCGGCCCTGGAGTCGTTGATCGCGTGGCACGTCGACTTCGCCCTCCATCACAAGGCCCTGATCGTCGTGCAGGACCGGGACTGGTCGGCCCTGCCGCTCGAGGCCCGCGAGAAGGTACGCGACACCCAGCGCAAGTACGTCGAGGTCTGGGTCAAGGTGCTGCGGTCGTTGCGACCCGAGCTCGCCGCCGCGCCGGCACGCGCGACCGTCCACGCTGCTTTCGGGCTGATCAACTCCACGCCGCACAGTGCGCTCGTCTCCGACGACGCCATGCAGGAGATCCTGGCGGGGATGGCGCTGCGGGCGCTGCTCGGCTGA
- a CDS encoding biotin carboxylase N-terminal domain-containing protein — translation MTGRPFGTLLVANRGEIAIRVMRTARAMGLRTVAVYSEADRQAPHVAYADAAVLIGPTVATESYLSVPAILQAAADTGAEAIHPGYGFLSERAEFARAVVDAGLVFVGPSGDVMERMGRKDHAREIAIASGVPVVPEFVPGASDVSFPVLVKAAAGGGGKGMRIVHDAADLDAAIAAAKREAASAFGDDTILIEKYVARGRHIEVQVMGDDHGNVLHFYERDCSTQRRHQKVLEEAPAPTISAAMRTLLTESSVALSKHVGYVNAGTVEFLVDDVADEAYFLEMNTRLQVEHPVTEAITGLDLVELQLKVAMGERLPLTQDDVTVTGHAIEARVYAEDAFNGFLPQAGTAELVRWSPRARNDVALVSGQVVSSSYDPMLGKVIAHGPDRAAARRQLVGALDGTTILGLTTNVGFVRALAASPAFRDCEIDTAWLDRNPDEITPSGARVAAVFAVWAIADHEIGLRPGHPFGTADGWRLSGPAAPATIGLVVDGEETRWTASWKRVVGPYGDVPTRLVSREDGFLTLEIEGRIREAAVRVRPREVDVVFLGNTFTFLRPDPFAPGAGSGPGDGSVLSPMPGTVLAVDVAVGDTVVAGQRLGVVEAMKMELALTAPFDGAVTAVGASVGGQVQLKQEIFTVAVVEPESSIVEPAPAVVEPAETSGDAQ, via the coding sequence ATGACTGGACGTCCCTTCGGCACCCTGCTCGTCGCCAACCGCGGCGAGATCGCGATCCGCGTCATGCGCACCGCCCGCGCGATGGGCCTGCGCACCGTCGCCGTCTACTCCGAGGCCGATCGCCAGGCGCCGCACGTCGCGTACGCCGACGCCGCGGTCCTCATCGGTCCCACCGTCGCGACCGAGTCCTACCTGTCGGTCCCGGCGATCCTCCAGGCGGCCGCGGACACCGGTGCCGAGGCGATCCACCCGGGCTACGGCTTCCTCTCCGAGAGGGCCGAGTTCGCCCGGGCGGTCGTCGACGCCGGTCTCGTGTTCGTCGGTCCGTCGGGTGACGTGATGGAGCGGATGGGCCGCAAGGACCACGCCCGGGAGATCGCGATCGCGTCCGGGGTCCCGGTGGTCCCCGAGTTCGTCCCGGGTGCCTCCGACGTCTCGTTCCCGGTGCTGGTCAAGGCTGCTGCCGGTGGTGGCGGGAAGGGCATGCGGATCGTCCACGACGCGGCCGACCTGGACGCGGCGATCGCCGCCGCGAAGCGGGAGGCCGCCAGTGCCTTCGGCGACGACACCATCCTCATCGAGAAGTACGTCGCGCGCGGTCGGCACATCGAGGTGCAGGTGATGGGTGACGACCACGGCAACGTGCTGCACTTCTACGAGCGCGACTGCTCCACCCAACGGCGGCACCAGAAGGTCCTTGAGGAGGCGCCGGCGCCGACGATCAGTGCCGCCATGCGCACCCTGCTGACCGAGTCCTCGGTCGCGCTGTCGAAGCACGTCGGCTACGTGAACGCCGGCACGGTGGAGTTCCTCGTCGACGACGTTGCGGACGAGGCGTACTTCCTGGAGATGAACACCCGCCTCCAGGTCGAGCACCCCGTCACCGAGGCCATCACCGGCCTCGACCTCGTCGAGCTCCAGCTCAAGGTCGCCATGGGGGAACGGCTCCCGCTGACCCAGGACGACGTGACCGTCACCGGCCACGCCATCGAGGCCAGGGTGTACGCCGAGGATGCGTTCAACGGCTTCCTCCCGCAGGCGGGCACGGCCGAGCTCGTGCGCTGGTCGCCGCGCGCCCGCAACGACGTGGCGCTCGTGTCGGGCCAGGTCGTCAGCAGCTCCTACGACCCGATGCTCGGCAAGGTGATCGCGCACGGACCCGACCGCGCAGCGGCCCGACGCCAGCTGGTCGGCGCGCTCGACGGCACGACGATCCTCGGCCTGACGACCAACGTCGGCTTCGTCCGGGCGCTGGCAGCGAGCCCCGCGTTCCGGGACTGCGAGATCGACACCGCATGGCTCGACCGCAACCCGGACGAGATCACCCCGTCCGGCGCGAGGGTCGCCGCGGTGTTCGCGGTCTGGGCGATCGCCGACCACGAGATCGGCCTGCGGCCCGGGCACCCGTTCGGCACCGCGGACGGCTGGCGGCTCTCCGGTCCGGCGGCCCCGGCCACGATCGGGTTGGTCGTCGACGGCGAGGAGACCCGGTGGACGGCGTCGTGGAAGCGGGTCGTCGGCCCGTACGGCGACGTCCCCACCCGTCTGGTCTCGCGGGAGGACGGCTTCCTCACCCTCGAGATCGAGGGGCGGATCCGGGAGGCTGCGGTCCGGGTGCGTCCGCGCGAGGTGGACGTGGTCTTCCTCGGCAACACCTTCACCTTCCTGCGGCCCGACCCGTTCGCACCCGGTGCGGGGTCGGGGCCCGGTGACGGGTCGGTTCTCTCCCCGATGCCGGGCACCGTGCTCGCGGTGGACGTGGCGGTCGGGGACACCGTCGTCGCCGGGCAGCGGCTCGGCGTGGTCGAGGCGATGAAGATGGAGCTGGCGTTGACGGCGCCCTTCGACGGAGCCGTCACCGCGGTCGGCGCGAGCGTCGGCGGTCAGGTCCAGCTCAAGCAG
- a CDS encoding carboxyl transferase domain-containing protein: MRDLVTELRERLAVVRQGGSEAARRKHTDRGKLLARDRVDVLLDPGSPFLELSPLAAYGMYGREGDDNAVPSASIVTGIGRVAGRPVMVVANDATVKGGTYYPITVKKHLRAQEVARANKLPCIYLVDSGGAFLPMQDDVFPDKEHFGRIFFNQANMSGEGIPQIAAVMGSCTAGGAYVPAMADESVIVRDQGTIFLGGPPLVKAATGEVVTAEELGGGEVHAKRSGVVDHLAEDDAHALAIIRSIVDTLPEPEQVAAGEADFDEPALDPEGLYDVVPTDTRTPYDVREVISRIVDGSRFHEFKALYGETLVCGFARIWGHKVGIVANNGILFSESALKGAHFIELCNQRGVPLVFLQNINGFMVGREYENNGIARDGAKLVTAVACSVVPKFTVVIGGSFGAGNYGMCGRAYDPRFLWMWPNARISVMGGEQAAGVLSTVKRDGIEAAGESWSAEDEEAFKAPIRDQYERQGSPYYATARLWDDGVIDPVDTRRVLGMGLAVAARVPTPKPSYGIFRM; the protein is encoded by the coding sequence ATGCGAGATCTCGTGACCGAGCTGCGCGAGCGGCTGGCTGTCGTGCGGCAGGGCGGCTCGGAAGCTGCTCGTCGCAAGCACACCGACCGCGGCAAGCTGCTCGCCCGTGACCGCGTCGACGTGCTCCTCGATCCGGGTTCGCCGTTCCTCGAGCTGAGCCCGCTGGCGGCCTACGGGATGTACGGCCGCGAGGGCGACGACAACGCCGTCCCGAGCGCCAGCATCGTCACGGGCATCGGTCGGGTCGCCGGCAGACCGGTCATGGTGGTCGCGAACGACGCCACCGTGAAGGGCGGCACCTACTACCCGATCACGGTCAAGAAGCACCTGCGTGCCCAGGAGGTCGCGCGCGCCAACAAGCTTCCGTGCATCTACCTGGTGGACTCCGGCGGCGCGTTCCTCCCGATGCAGGACGACGTGTTCCCAGACAAGGAGCACTTCGGCCGGATCTTCTTCAACCAGGCCAACATGTCCGGCGAGGGCATCCCGCAGATCGCTGCGGTGATGGGTTCCTGCACGGCAGGCGGTGCCTACGTGCCGGCGATGGCCGACGAGAGCGTGATCGTCCGCGACCAGGGCACGATCTTCCTCGGCGGTCCGCCGCTGGTGAAGGCCGCGACCGGGGAGGTCGTCACGGCCGAGGAGCTCGGCGGCGGCGAGGTGCACGCCAAGCGCAGCGGCGTCGTGGACCACCTGGCCGAGGACGACGCGCACGCGCTGGCGATCATCCGCTCGATCGTGGACACGCTGCCGGAGCCCGAGCAGGTCGCGGCAGGCGAGGCCGACTTCGACGAGCCGGCGCTGGACCCCGAAGGTCTGTACGACGTCGTGCCCACCGACACCCGCACGCCGTACGACGTCCGCGAGGTGATCTCCCGGATCGTCGACGGATCCCGCTTCCACGAGTTCAAGGCCCTGTACGGCGAGACCCTGGTCTGCGGCTTCGCCCGCATCTGGGGTCACAAGGTCGGCATCGTGGCGAACAACGGCATCTTGTTCTCCGAGTCCGCCCTCAAGGGGGCGCACTTCATCGAGCTCTGCAACCAGCGCGGCGTACCGCTGGTCTTCCTGCAGAACATCAACGGCTTCATGGTCGGCCGCGAGTACGAGAACAACGGCATCGCCCGCGACGGCGCGAAGCTGGTCACCGCGGTCGCCTGCTCGGTGGTCCCGAAGTTCACGGTCGTCATCGGCGGCTCGTTCGGCGCCGGCAACTACGGCATGTGCGGGCGGGCCTACGATCCGCGGTTCCTCTGGATGTGGCCGAACGCGCGCATCTCGGTGATGGGTGGTGAGCAGGCCGCGGGCGTGCTCTCGACGGTCAAGCGTGATGGCATCGAGGCCGCTGGGGAGAGCTGGTCGGCTGAGGACGAGGAGGCGTTCAAGGCGCCGATCCGAGACCAGTACGAGCGGCAGGGCTCGCCTTACTACGCGACCGCGCGGCTCTGGGACGACGGGGTCATCGACCCGGTCGACACCCGACGGGTGCTCGGGATGGGGCTGGCCGTCGCCGCCCGGGTCCCGACGCCGAAGCCCAGCTACGGAATCTTCCGGATGTGA